From a single Rhinolophus ferrumequinum isolate MPI-CBG mRhiFer1 chromosome 15, mRhiFer1_v1.p, whole genome shotgun sequence genomic region:
- the RSPH6A gene encoding radial spoke head protein 6 homolog A isoform X2, with product MGDSPPDPEPPYQQSSRQRNSQVSEQSRSPDRSQPQPVVPEEIQQMLDAQILQSPQEMLASQANLRGWAQGAGLTQSENLMFQAEEPQLGGMEYLPMNAGFPSEFQHQPYLNEDRIQATLMQQLQQNQDNFFQQLESAYQEPPPGLLGQFGMYQTEDLQFSEDTQHGPYMRDEPALQFMPCELDFMPFHEEVPEPEPRELAVQNAKAYLLQTSVTCDLSLYEHLVNLLTKILNQRPEDPLSILESLNRTTQMEWFHPKLDTLRDDPEMQPTYEMAKRQKALFVRGGSGSSGEGEQELEEEVGETAVPNVMESAFYFEQAGVGLSSDESFRIFMALKQLVEQQPIHTCRFWGKILGLRRSYLVAEVGFREGEEEVEEEEVEETEGGEVTDAPGEEEGEEDEEKVPDIIPKPTWKPPPVIPKEENRTGTNKYLYFVCNEPGLPWTRLPHVTPIQIVQARKIKKFFTGHLDAPVISYPPFPGNEANYLRAQIARISAATHISPLGFYQFGEEEGDEEEEGGAGRDSYEENPDFEGIPVLELVDSMANWVHHMQHILPQGRCTWVNPLQKTEEEEELGEEEEKVEEGIEEAEQEVGPPLLTPLSEDAGSLRTCTSAGATSTAQRTSTRPCQPQFSKSTPVARRSWR from the exons ATGGGGGACTCTCCACCCGACCCTGAGCCGCCTTACCAGCAGTCCTCCAGGCAGAGGAATTCCCAGGTCTCCGAGCAGTCGCGCAGCCCGGACCGCTCTCAACCCCAGCCTGTGGTCCCCGAAGAGATACAGCAGATGCTTGACGCCCAGATCCTGCAGAGCCCTCAGGAGATGCTGGCGAGCCAGGCCAACCTCCGGGGCTGGGCACAAGGGGCCGGCCTGACCCAATCTGAGAACTTGATGTTCCAGGCTGAGGAACCTCAGTTGGGTGGCATGGAGTACCTGCCCATGAATGCAGGCTTTCCCTCGGAGTTCCAGCACCAACCTTATCTGAATGAAGACAGGATCCAGGCCACCCTAATGCAGCAGCTCCAGCAGAACCAAGACAACTTCTTCCAGCAACTGGAGTCTGCCTACCAGGAGCCCCCACCCGGCCTCCTGGGCCAGTTCGGCATGTACCAGACAGAAGACCTGCAGTTCAGCGAAGACACACAGCACGGGCCCTACATGAGGGATGAGCCTGCCCTCCAGTTCATGCCCTGTGAGCTGGACTTCATGCCCTTCCATGAGGAGGTGCCTGAGCCAGAGCCTAGGGAGCTGGCCGTGCAGAATGCCAAGGCCTACCTGCTACAGACCAGCGTCACTTGCGACCTCAGCCT GTATGAACACCTGGTGAACCTGCTGACCAAAATCTTGAACCAGCGGCCGGAGGACCCCTTGTCCATCCTGGAGTCACTGAACCGCACCACACAGATGGAGTGGTTCCACCCCAAGCTGGACACGCTGAGGGACGACCCGGAGATGCAGCCCACCTATGAGATGGCCAAGAGGCAGAAGGCCCTGTTTGTCCGGGGAGGCAGCGGTAGCAGTGGTGAGGGCgagcaggagctggaggaggaggtg ggAGAGACGGCCGTGCCCAACGTCATGGAGTCGGCCTTCTACTTCGAGCAGGCGGGCGTAGGCCTGAGCTCAGACGAGAGTTTCCGCATCTTCATGGCCCTGAAGCAGCTGGTGGAGCAGCAGCCCATCCACACCTGCCGCTTCTGGGGCAAGATCCTGGGGCTCAGACGCAGCTACCTGGTGGCGGAGGTGGGGTTCCGGGAGGGCGAGGAGGAggtagaggaggaggaagtggaggagacGGAGGGCGGCGAGGTCACGGATGCGCCCGGCGAGGAGGAGGGCGAGGAGGACGAGGAGAAGGTCCCCGACATCATCCCCAAGCCGACGTGGAAGCCGCCGCCTGTCATCCCCAAGGAGGAGAACCGCACGGGCACCAACAAGTACCTGTATTTCGTGTGCAACGAGCCCGGCCTGCCGTGGACGCGGCTGCCGCACGTCACGCCCATCCAGATCGTGCAGGCCCGCAAGATCAAGAAGTTCTTCACAGGCCACCTGGACGCGCCGGTCATCAGCTACCCGCCCTTCCCGGGCAACGAGGCCAACTACCTGCGGGCCCAGATCGCCCGCATCTCGGCCGCCACGCACATCAGCCCGCTCGGCTTCTACCAGTTCGGCGAGGAGGAGGGcgacgaggaggaggagggcggCGCGGGGCGCGACTCCTACGAGGAGAACCCCGACTTTGAGGGCATCCCGGTGCTCGAGCTGGTGGACTCCATGGCCAACTGGGTGCATCACATGCAGCACATCCTGCCGCAG GGCCGCTGCACTTGGGTGAACCCTCTGCAGAAGAcggaggaagaagaggagctcggggaggaggaagagaaggttgAGGAAGGGATAGAGGAGGCTGAGCAGGAGGTCGGCCCCCCACTGCTGACGCCCCTCTCTGAAGATGCAG